In one Lolium rigidum isolate FL_2022 chromosome 3, APGP_CSIRO_Lrig_0.1, whole genome shotgun sequence genomic region, the following are encoded:
- the LOC124696958 gene encoding homocysteine S-methyltransferase 1-like: MAGGVVEELVEKAGGCAVIDGGFATQLEALGADINDPLWSAACLITKPNLIKEVHLQYLEAGADVIISSSYQATIPGFLARGLLIEEAEGLLRTSVHLALEARDEFWKSTLRKSKPVYNRALVAASVGSYGAYLADGSEYSGSYGDDITVEKLKDFHRRRLQVLASARPDLIAFEAIPNKMEAQALVELLEEEDIQVPSWICFSSVDGQHLCSGESFEDCLRIINASEKVAIVGVNCTPPQFVEGIIREFKKQTEKPIAVYPNSGEVWDGRAKRWLPVECFGRKSFDVMARRWQETGASLIGGCCRTTPSTIRAVSKALKGRTGH, from the exons ATGGCCGGCGGTGTGGTGGAGGAGCTGGTGGAGAAAGCCGGCGGGTGCGCGGTGATCGACGGCGGCTTCGCCACGCAGCTGGAGGCGCTCGGCGCCGACATCAACGACCCGCTCTGGAGCGCCGCCTGCCTCATCACCAAGCCCAACCTCATCAAGGAG GTTCATCTGCAGTATCTTGAGGCTGGTGCCGACGTCATCATTTCCTCGTCCTACCAG GCAACTATCCCAGGCTTCTTGGCCAGAGGATTACTCATCGAGGAGGCAGAAGGATTACTGAGGACGAGCGTCCATCTGGCCCTGGAGGCGCGAGACGAGTTCTGGAAGTCGACGCTGAGGAAGTCCAAGCCCGTCTACAACCGTGCCCTCGTCGCCGCGTCAGTTGGGAGCTACGGGGCATACCTGGCTGATGGTTCAGAGTACAG TGGATCTTATGGAGACGACATCACGGTAGAGAAACTCAAGGACTTCCATAGGCGCCGGCTGCAGGTGCTCGCGAGTGCCAGGCCTGACCTGATCGCGTTCGAGGCCATTCCCAACAAAATGGAGGCTCAG GCTCTGGTTGAactgctggaggaggaggacattCAAGTCCCTtcttggatctgcttcagctctgTGGACGGCCAACACCTCTGCTCGGGTGAGAGCTTCGAAGACTGCCTCCGGATCATAAACGCCAGCGAGAAGGTCGCCATCGTGGGAGTGAACTGCACGCCGCCCCAGTTCGTCGAGGGGATCATTCGCGAGTTCAAGAAG CAAACGGAGAAGCCGATCGCGGTGTACCCCAACAGCGGCGAGGTCTGGGACGGGAGGGCCAAGAGGTGGCTG CCCGTCGAGTGCTTCGGTCGCAAGAGCTTCGACGTGATGGCGAGGAGGTGGCAGGAGACCGGCGCCAGCCTCATCGGAGGGTGCTGCcggacgacgccgtcgaccatcaGGGCTGTCTCCAAGGCCCTCAAGGGCAGGACCGGGCATTGA